In a single window of the Gossypium hirsutum isolate 1008001.06 chromosome D02, Gossypium_hirsutum_v2.1, whole genome shotgun sequence genome:
- the LOC107908927 gene encoding probable ubiquitin-like-specific protease 2A isoform X2 gives MSRRASQRRKRFNVFDFADEDERIEKESAEFLARFKKPKRGSTASPCLNKYNFLQCFVRQNENSNRPIDLDDEDCSSTKRMEVSNLPIELDSEVTEPQLLRKNEIRKRLIDLDFEEGDCSRTKQKDVSTGLIVLDSECTELQSLQSLKTRKKSKIDEPIDIDAKEVQAIKPAEKLSIYNLGGVNACVTSQQCTFPACCPVNMGQEKISELDSPLQYFSSSYKNEPVSVISDDDDRIEIMSSSVFTSPDECRDSLEEQLLVHASEGHEIVTTVLPFERENVKVVISPDFMFYRGMYCTEGQLTFSKTCLKFKGSTVNGTKKKISFVWTVGDIISIDAQWLEGVETAIMNLVLLSKKFKRAGNENEPSAIGLLKFSVCDPCWSEREKAIKSLSVRYKDIWNAISEENEENAFMGQSKRFLSKPFFSDFHEHFEEVIYPKGDPDAISISKRDVAFLQPETFINDTIIDFYIKYLKNKIQPEEQHRFHFFNSFFFRKLADLDKGLSSACQLKAAFERVRKWTRKVDIFAKDYIFIPVNYSLHWSLIVICHTGEVANSRDDGTENLLNVPCILHMNSIRGSHRGLKNLFQSYLSEEWKERHGEAADDVPSNFLHLQFVQLEVPQQENSFDCGLFLLHYMELFLLQASPDFCPFKLNMHWFPPAEASLKRFHIKKLICEIFDEQSCFSTSLLPVRSEQETGVQIGSSAKTCYGYSSNSTVNQGPNNFALPAASPPIVLRSHKELGLEGFKFYGVDMHGGSLSHGNYQQINTVGKRNAMSPIEEIEETREEIAADLLSGLDGQKVAGPVTKSHLNMRYPSKDFRLRTSWNRKTPLHFEDSAFNKLIDSLDVVPIVSEACKLLY, from the exons ATGAGTCGAAGGGCGAGCCAAAGGAGGAAGCGTTTCAATGTCTTTGACTTCGCCGATGAGGACGAAAGAATTGAGAAGGAGTCGGCGGAGTTTCTCGCAAGGTTTAAGAAACCTAAAAGAGGCAGCACGGCATCTCCTTGTCTCAACAAATACAACTTTCTTCAATGCT TTGTCCGGCAAAATGAAAATAGCAACAGACCAATTGATCTTGATGACGAAG ATTGCAGCAGTACTAAGCGAATGGAAGTTAGCAATCTGCCGATTGAACTTGACTCAGAAGTTACAGAACCTCAAC TACTCCGGAAAAATGAAATTAGAAAAAGACTGATTGATCTTGATTTCGAAG AGGGAGATTGCAGTAGGACTAAGCAAAAGGACGTTAGCACTGGACTGATTGTACTTGATTCGGAATGTACAGAACTTCAGT CTTTACAAAGTCTCAAGACTAGGAAAAAGAGCAAGATTGACGAACCAATTGACATTGATGCTAAAG AAGTGCAGGCGATCAAGCCTGCAGAAAAGCTCAGCATATATAACCTTGGAGGCGTCAATGCTTGTGTTACTAGTCAGCAATGCACATTTCCTGCATGCTGTCCTGTGAATATGGGACAAGAGAAGATTTCTGAACTGGATTCCCCTTTGCAATATTTTTCTTCGAGCTATAAG AATGAGCCAGTTAGTGTGATTTCAGATGACGATGACAGGATTGAAATTATGTCTTCGTCAGTTTTTACTTCTCCTGATGAGTGTAGAG ATTCTCTGGAGGAGCAACTTTTGGTTCACGCTTCTGAAGGACATGAAATTGTAACTACAGTACTCCCTTTT GAAAGAGAAAATGTGAAAGTTGTCATTTCCcctgattttatgttttatagaggtaTGTATTGTACAGAGGGTCAGTtaactttttcaaaaacctgcctCAAGTTTAAGGGCTCAACTGTAAATGGGACcaagaaaaaaattagttttgtATGGACTGTTGGTGATATCATCAGTATTGATGCACAATGGCTTGAAGGG GTTGAAACAGCCATTATGAATCTTGTTCTACTGTCAAAGAAGTTTAAGAGAGCTGGAAATGAAAATGAACCTTCAG CCATTGGGTTGTTGAAGTTTTCAGTTTGTGATCCTTGCTGGTCTGAAAGGGAGAAAGCAATCAAATCATTGAGTGTGAGATACAAGGATATATGGAACGCTATCTCTGA agaaaatgaagaaaatgccTTCATGGGACAGAGTAAAAGGTTTTTGTCAAAGCCATTTTTTTCTGA TTTCCATGAACATTTTGAAGAAGTTATCTATCCGAAAGGTGACCCTGATGCTATTTCAATTAGCAAGCGAGATGTTGCATTTCTACAGCCAGAGACATTTATCAATGATACCATCATTGACTTCTATATTAA ATATTTGAAGAACAAAATTCAACCTGAGGAGCAACATAGGTTCCacttttttaatagttttttctTTCGCAAGCTTGCTGATCTGGATAAAGGTTTATCTAGTGCTTGTCAACTGAAAGCAGCATTTGAACGTGTTCGTAAATGGACTAGGAAGGTGGATATATTTGCAAAGGATTACATTTTCATTCCTGTAAATTACAG TCTCCATTGGAGTTTGATTGTCATCTGTCATACTGGTGAAGTGGCTAATTCCAGAG ATGACGGAACTGAAAATTTACTTAACGTCCCTTGCATCTTGCACATGAATTCAATTAGAGGAAGCCACAGAGGCCTTAAAAATCTATTCCAAAG CTACTTATCTGAAGAGTGGAAAGAGAGGCATGGAGAGGCAGCAGATGATgttccttcaaattttttacaTTTACAATTTGTCCAACTAGAG GTACCACAACAGGAAAATTCATTTGACTGCGGCCTCTTCTTGCTGCATTATATGGAACTCTTCCTTCTTCAAGCATCACCCGACTTCTGCCCTTTTAAG cttaaTATGCATTGGTTTCCACCTGCCGAGGCTTCTTTGAAACGCTTTCATATCAAGAAGTTAATCTGTGAAATCTTTGACGAACAATCTTGTTTTTCCACATCTCTCTTACCGGTCCGAAGTGAGCAAGAAACTGGAGTGCAGATTGGCAGTTCCGCAAAAACATGTTATGGTTATTCCTCAAATTCCACTGTTAACCAGGGGCCTAACAATTTTGCACTCCCTGCAGCATCCCCTCCGATAGTTTTACGAAGTCATAAAGAGTTGGGATTGGAAGGTTTTAAATTTTACGGGGTAGACATGCATGGAGGATCGCTTTCCCATGGAAATTATCAACAGATTAATACAGTTGGTAAAAGAAATGCCATGTCACCTATAGAG GAAATCGAAGAGACCAGAGAAGAAATAGCTGCCGATTTGCTTTCGGGTCTAGATGGTCAGAAAGTTGCTGGACCAGTAACTAAATCTCACTTAAACATGCGATATCCTAGCAAAGATTTTAGATTGAGAACATCATGGAACCGAAAAACCCCGTTGCATTTCGAGGATTCAGCTTTTAACAAGCTAATTGATTCTCTTGATGTTGTTCCAATAgtgtcggaagcgtgtaaattattgtactaa
- the LOC107908927 gene encoding probable ubiquitin-like-specific protease 2A isoform X3, with protein sequence MSRRASQRRKRFNVFDFADEDERIEKESAEFLARFKKPKRGSTASPCLNKYNFLQCFVRQNENSNRPIDLDDEVADCSSTKRMEVSNLPIELDSEVTEPQLLRKNEIRKRLIDLDFEEGDCSRTKQKDVSTGLIVLDSECTELQSLQSLKTRKKSKIDEPIDIDAKEVQAIKPAEKLSIYNLGGVNACVTSQQCTFPACCPVNMGQEKISELDSPLQYFSSSYKNEPVSVISDDDDRIEIMSSSVFTSPDECRDSLEEQLLVHASEGHEIERENVKVVISPDFMFYRGMYCTEGQLTFSKTCLKFKGSTVNGTKKKISFVWTVGDIISIDAQWLEGVETAIMNLVLLSKKFKRAGNENEPSAIGLLKFSVCDPCWSEREKAIKSLSVRYKDIWNAISEENEENAFMGQSKRFLSKPFFSDFHEHFEEVIYPKGDPDAISISKRDVAFLQPETFINDTIIDFYIKYLKNKIQPEEQHRFHFFNSFFFRKLADLDKGLSSACQLKAAFERVRKWTRKVDIFAKDYIFIPVNYSLHWSLIVICHTGEVANSRDDGTENLLNVPCILHMNSIRGSHRGLKNLFQSYLSEEWKERHGEAADDVPSNFLHLQFVQLEVPQQENSFDCGLFLLHYMELFLLQASPDFCPFKLNMHWFPPAEASLKRFHIKKLICEIFDEQSCFSTSLLPVRSEQETGVQIGSSAKTCYGYSSNSTVNQGPNNFALPAASPPIVLRSHKELGLEGFKFYGVDMHGGSLSHGNYQQINTVGKRNAMSPIEEIEETREEIAADLLSGLDGQKVAGPVTKSHLNMRYPSKDFRLRTSWNRKTPLHFEDSAFNKLIDSLDVVPIVSEACKLLY encoded by the exons ATGAGTCGAAGGGCGAGCCAAAGGAGGAAGCGTTTCAATGTCTTTGACTTCGCCGATGAGGACGAAAGAATTGAGAAGGAGTCGGCGGAGTTTCTCGCAAGGTTTAAGAAACCTAAAAGAGGCAGCACGGCATCTCCTTGTCTCAACAAATACAACTTTCTTCAATGCT TTGTCCGGCAAAATGAAAATAGCAACAGACCAATTGATCTTGATGACGAAG TTGCAGATTGCAGCAGTACTAAGCGAATGGAAGTTAGCAATCTGCCGATTGAACTTGACTCAGAAGTTACAGAACCTCAAC TACTCCGGAAAAATGAAATTAGAAAAAGACTGATTGATCTTGATTTCGAAG AGGGAGATTGCAGTAGGACTAAGCAAAAGGACGTTAGCACTGGACTGATTGTACTTGATTCGGAATGTACAGAACTTCAGT CTTTACAAAGTCTCAAGACTAGGAAAAAGAGCAAGATTGACGAACCAATTGACATTGATGCTAAAG AAGTGCAGGCGATCAAGCCTGCAGAAAAGCTCAGCATATATAACCTTGGAGGCGTCAATGCTTGTGTTACTAGTCAGCAATGCACATTTCCTGCATGCTGTCCTGTGAATATGGGACAAGAGAAGATTTCTGAACTGGATTCCCCTTTGCAATATTTTTCTTCGAGCTATAAG AATGAGCCAGTTAGTGTGATTTCAGATGACGATGACAGGATTGAAATTATGTCTTCGTCAGTTTTTACTTCTCCTGATGAGTGTAGAG ATTCTCTGGAGGAGCAACTTTTGGTTCACGCTTCTGAAGGACATGAAATT GAAAGAGAAAATGTGAAAGTTGTCATTTCCcctgattttatgttttatagaggtaTGTATTGTACAGAGGGTCAGTtaactttttcaaaaacctgcctCAAGTTTAAGGGCTCAACTGTAAATGGGACcaagaaaaaaattagttttgtATGGACTGTTGGTGATATCATCAGTATTGATGCACAATGGCTTGAAGGG GTTGAAACAGCCATTATGAATCTTGTTCTACTGTCAAAGAAGTTTAAGAGAGCTGGAAATGAAAATGAACCTTCAG CCATTGGGTTGTTGAAGTTTTCAGTTTGTGATCCTTGCTGGTCTGAAAGGGAGAAAGCAATCAAATCATTGAGTGTGAGATACAAGGATATATGGAACGCTATCTCTGA agaaaatgaagaaaatgccTTCATGGGACAGAGTAAAAGGTTTTTGTCAAAGCCATTTTTTTCTGA TTTCCATGAACATTTTGAAGAAGTTATCTATCCGAAAGGTGACCCTGATGCTATTTCAATTAGCAAGCGAGATGTTGCATTTCTACAGCCAGAGACATTTATCAATGATACCATCATTGACTTCTATATTAA ATATTTGAAGAACAAAATTCAACCTGAGGAGCAACATAGGTTCCacttttttaatagttttttctTTCGCAAGCTTGCTGATCTGGATAAAGGTTTATCTAGTGCTTGTCAACTGAAAGCAGCATTTGAACGTGTTCGTAAATGGACTAGGAAGGTGGATATATTTGCAAAGGATTACATTTTCATTCCTGTAAATTACAG TCTCCATTGGAGTTTGATTGTCATCTGTCATACTGGTGAAGTGGCTAATTCCAGAG ATGACGGAACTGAAAATTTACTTAACGTCCCTTGCATCTTGCACATGAATTCAATTAGAGGAAGCCACAGAGGCCTTAAAAATCTATTCCAAAG CTACTTATCTGAAGAGTGGAAAGAGAGGCATGGAGAGGCAGCAGATGATgttccttcaaattttttacaTTTACAATTTGTCCAACTAGAG GTACCACAACAGGAAAATTCATTTGACTGCGGCCTCTTCTTGCTGCATTATATGGAACTCTTCCTTCTTCAAGCATCACCCGACTTCTGCCCTTTTAAG cttaaTATGCATTGGTTTCCACCTGCCGAGGCTTCTTTGAAACGCTTTCATATCAAGAAGTTAATCTGTGAAATCTTTGACGAACAATCTTGTTTTTCCACATCTCTCTTACCGGTCCGAAGTGAGCAAGAAACTGGAGTGCAGATTGGCAGTTCCGCAAAAACATGTTATGGTTATTCCTCAAATTCCACTGTTAACCAGGGGCCTAACAATTTTGCACTCCCTGCAGCATCCCCTCCGATAGTTTTACGAAGTCATAAAGAGTTGGGATTGGAAGGTTTTAAATTTTACGGGGTAGACATGCATGGAGGATCGCTTTCCCATGGAAATTATCAACAGATTAATACAGTTGGTAAAAGAAATGCCATGTCACCTATAGAG GAAATCGAAGAGACCAGAGAAGAAATAGCTGCCGATTTGCTTTCGGGTCTAGATGGTCAGAAAGTTGCTGGACCAGTAACTAAATCTCACTTAAACATGCGATATCCTAGCAAAGATTTTAGATTGAGAACATCATGGAACCGAAAAACCCCGTTGCATTTCGAGGATTCAGCTTTTAACAAGCTAATTGATTCTCTTGATGTTGTTCCAATAgtgtcggaagcgtgtaaattattgtactaa
- the LOC107908927 gene encoding probable ubiquitin-like-specific protease 2B isoform X4, whose product MLKAIKPAEKLSIYNLGGVNACVTSQQCTFPACCPVNMGQEKISELDSPLQYFSSSYKNEPVSVISDDDDRIEIMSSSVFTSPDECRDSLEEQLLVHASEGHEIVTTVLPFERENVKVVISPDFMFYRGMYCTEGQLTFSKTCLKFKGSTVNGTKKKISFVWTVGDIISIDAQWLEGVETAIMNLVLLSKKFKRAGNENEPSAIGLLKFSVCDPCWSEREKAIKSLSVRYKDIWNAISEENEENAFMGQSKRFLSKPFFSDFHEHFEEVIYPKGDPDAISISKRDVAFLQPETFINDTIIDFYIKYLKNKIQPEEQHRFHFFNSFFFRKLADLDKGLSSACQLKAAFERVRKWTRKVDIFAKDYIFIPVNYSLHWSLIVICHTGEVANSRDDGTENLLNVPCILHMNSIRGSHRGLKNLFQSYLSEEWKERHGEAADDVPSNFLHLQFVQLEVPQQENSFDCGLFLLHYMELFLLQASPDFCPFKLNMHWFPPAEASLKRFHIKKLICEIFDEQSCFSTSLLPVRSEQETGVQIGSSAKTCYGYSSNSTVNQGPNNFALPAASPPIVLRSHKELGLEGFKFYGVDMHGGSLSHGNYQQINTVGKRNAMSPIEEIEETREEIAADLLSGLDGQKVAGPVTKSHLNMRYPSKDFRLRTSWNRKTPLHFEDSAFNKLIDSLDVVPIVSEACKLLY is encoded by the exons ATGCTAAAG GCGATCAAGCCTGCAGAAAAGCTCAGCATATATAACCTTGGAGGCGTCAATGCTTGTGTTACTAGTCAGCAATGCACATTTCCTGCATGCTGTCCTGTGAATATGGGACAAGAGAAGATTTCTGAACTGGATTCCCCTTTGCAATATTTTTCTTCGAGCTATAAG AATGAGCCAGTTAGTGTGATTTCAGATGACGATGACAGGATTGAAATTATGTCTTCGTCAGTTTTTACTTCTCCTGATGAGTGTAGAG ATTCTCTGGAGGAGCAACTTTTGGTTCACGCTTCTGAAGGACATGAAATTGTAACTACAGTACTCCCTTTT GAAAGAGAAAATGTGAAAGTTGTCATTTCCcctgattttatgttttatagaggtaTGTATTGTACAGAGGGTCAGTtaactttttcaaaaacctgcctCAAGTTTAAGGGCTCAACTGTAAATGGGACcaagaaaaaaattagttttgtATGGACTGTTGGTGATATCATCAGTATTGATGCACAATGGCTTGAAGGG GTTGAAACAGCCATTATGAATCTTGTTCTACTGTCAAAGAAGTTTAAGAGAGCTGGAAATGAAAATGAACCTTCAG CCATTGGGTTGTTGAAGTTTTCAGTTTGTGATCCTTGCTGGTCTGAAAGGGAGAAAGCAATCAAATCATTGAGTGTGAGATACAAGGATATATGGAACGCTATCTCTGA agaaaatgaagaaaatgccTTCATGGGACAGAGTAAAAGGTTTTTGTCAAAGCCATTTTTTTCTGA TTTCCATGAACATTTTGAAGAAGTTATCTATCCGAAAGGTGACCCTGATGCTATTTCAATTAGCAAGCGAGATGTTGCATTTCTACAGCCAGAGACATTTATCAATGATACCATCATTGACTTCTATATTAA ATATTTGAAGAACAAAATTCAACCTGAGGAGCAACATAGGTTCCacttttttaatagttttttctTTCGCAAGCTTGCTGATCTGGATAAAGGTTTATCTAGTGCTTGTCAACTGAAAGCAGCATTTGAACGTGTTCGTAAATGGACTAGGAAGGTGGATATATTTGCAAAGGATTACATTTTCATTCCTGTAAATTACAG TCTCCATTGGAGTTTGATTGTCATCTGTCATACTGGTGAAGTGGCTAATTCCAGAG ATGACGGAACTGAAAATTTACTTAACGTCCCTTGCATCTTGCACATGAATTCAATTAGAGGAAGCCACAGAGGCCTTAAAAATCTATTCCAAAG CTACTTATCTGAAGAGTGGAAAGAGAGGCATGGAGAGGCAGCAGATGATgttccttcaaattttttacaTTTACAATTTGTCCAACTAGAG GTACCACAACAGGAAAATTCATTTGACTGCGGCCTCTTCTTGCTGCATTATATGGAACTCTTCCTTCTTCAAGCATCACCCGACTTCTGCCCTTTTAAG cttaaTATGCATTGGTTTCCACCTGCCGAGGCTTCTTTGAAACGCTTTCATATCAAGAAGTTAATCTGTGAAATCTTTGACGAACAATCTTGTTTTTCCACATCTCTCTTACCGGTCCGAAGTGAGCAAGAAACTGGAGTGCAGATTGGCAGTTCCGCAAAAACATGTTATGGTTATTCCTCAAATTCCACTGTTAACCAGGGGCCTAACAATTTTGCACTCCCTGCAGCATCCCCTCCGATAGTTTTACGAAGTCATAAAGAGTTGGGATTGGAAGGTTTTAAATTTTACGGGGTAGACATGCATGGAGGATCGCTTTCCCATGGAAATTATCAACAGATTAATACAGTTGGTAAAAGAAATGCCATGTCACCTATAGAG GAAATCGAAGAGACCAGAGAAGAAATAGCTGCCGATTTGCTTTCGGGTCTAGATGGTCAGAAAGTTGCTGGACCAGTAACTAAATCTCACTTAAACATGCGATATCCTAGCAAAGATTTTAGATTGAGAACATCATGGAACCGAAAAACCCCGTTGCATTTCGAGGATTCAGCTTTTAACAAGCTAATTGATTCTCTTGATGTTGTTCCAATAgtgtcggaagcgtgtaaattattgtactaa
- the LOC107908927 gene encoding probable ubiquitin-like-specific protease 2A isoform X1, with protein sequence MSRRASQRRKRFNVFDFADEDERIEKESAEFLARFKKPKRGSTASPCLNKYNFLQCFVRQNENSNRPIDLDDEVADCSSTKRMEVSNLPIELDSEVTEPQLLRKNEIRKRLIDLDFEEGDCSRTKQKDVSTGLIVLDSECTELQSLQSLKTRKKSKIDEPIDIDAKEVQAIKPAEKLSIYNLGGVNACVTSQQCTFPACCPVNMGQEKISELDSPLQYFSSSYKNEPVSVISDDDDRIEIMSSSVFTSPDECRDSLEEQLLVHASEGHEIVTTVLPFERENVKVVISPDFMFYRGMYCTEGQLTFSKTCLKFKGSTVNGTKKKISFVWTVGDIISIDAQWLEGVETAIMNLVLLSKKFKRAGNENEPSAIGLLKFSVCDPCWSEREKAIKSLSVRYKDIWNAISEENEENAFMGQSKRFLSKPFFSDFHEHFEEVIYPKGDPDAISISKRDVAFLQPETFINDTIIDFYIKYLKNKIQPEEQHRFHFFNSFFFRKLADLDKGLSSACQLKAAFERVRKWTRKVDIFAKDYIFIPVNYSLHWSLIVICHTGEVANSRDDGTENLLNVPCILHMNSIRGSHRGLKNLFQSYLSEEWKERHGEAADDVPSNFLHLQFVQLEVPQQENSFDCGLFLLHYMELFLLQASPDFCPFKLNMHWFPPAEASLKRFHIKKLICEIFDEQSCFSTSLLPVRSEQETGVQIGSSAKTCYGYSSNSTVNQGPNNFALPAASPPIVLRSHKELGLEGFKFYGVDMHGGSLSHGNYQQINTVGKRNAMSPIEEIEETREEIAADLLSGLDGQKVAGPVTKSHLNMRYPSKDFRLRTSWNRKTPLHFEDSAFNKLIDSLDVVPIVSEACKLLY encoded by the exons ATGAGTCGAAGGGCGAGCCAAAGGAGGAAGCGTTTCAATGTCTTTGACTTCGCCGATGAGGACGAAAGAATTGAGAAGGAGTCGGCGGAGTTTCTCGCAAGGTTTAAGAAACCTAAAAGAGGCAGCACGGCATCTCCTTGTCTCAACAAATACAACTTTCTTCAATGCT TTGTCCGGCAAAATGAAAATAGCAACAGACCAATTGATCTTGATGACGAAG TTGCAGATTGCAGCAGTACTAAGCGAATGGAAGTTAGCAATCTGCCGATTGAACTTGACTCAGAAGTTACAGAACCTCAAC TACTCCGGAAAAATGAAATTAGAAAAAGACTGATTGATCTTGATTTCGAAG AGGGAGATTGCAGTAGGACTAAGCAAAAGGACGTTAGCACTGGACTGATTGTACTTGATTCGGAATGTACAGAACTTCAGT CTTTACAAAGTCTCAAGACTAGGAAAAAGAGCAAGATTGACGAACCAATTGACATTGATGCTAAAG AAGTGCAGGCGATCAAGCCTGCAGAAAAGCTCAGCATATATAACCTTGGAGGCGTCAATGCTTGTGTTACTAGTCAGCAATGCACATTTCCTGCATGCTGTCCTGTGAATATGGGACAAGAGAAGATTTCTGAACTGGATTCCCCTTTGCAATATTTTTCTTCGAGCTATAAG AATGAGCCAGTTAGTGTGATTTCAGATGACGATGACAGGATTGAAATTATGTCTTCGTCAGTTTTTACTTCTCCTGATGAGTGTAGAG ATTCTCTGGAGGAGCAACTTTTGGTTCACGCTTCTGAAGGACATGAAATTGTAACTACAGTACTCCCTTTT GAAAGAGAAAATGTGAAAGTTGTCATTTCCcctgattttatgttttatagaggtaTGTATTGTACAGAGGGTCAGTtaactttttcaaaaacctgcctCAAGTTTAAGGGCTCAACTGTAAATGGGACcaagaaaaaaattagttttgtATGGACTGTTGGTGATATCATCAGTATTGATGCACAATGGCTTGAAGGG GTTGAAACAGCCATTATGAATCTTGTTCTACTGTCAAAGAAGTTTAAGAGAGCTGGAAATGAAAATGAACCTTCAG CCATTGGGTTGTTGAAGTTTTCAGTTTGTGATCCTTGCTGGTCTGAAAGGGAGAAAGCAATCAAATCATTGAGTGTGAGATACAAGGATATATGGAACGCTATCTCTGA agaaaatgaagaaaatgccTTCATGGGACAGAGTAAAAGGTTTTTGTCAAAGCCATTTTTTTCTGA TTTCCATGAACATTTTGAAGAAGTTATCTATCCGAAAGGTGACCCTGATGCTATTTCAATTAGCAAGCGAGATGTTGCATTTCTACAGCCAGAGACATTTATCAATGATACCATCATTGACTTCTATATTAA ATATTTGAAGAACAAAATTCAACCTGAGGAGCAACATAGGTTCCacttttttaatagttttttctTTCGCAAGCTTGCTGATCTGGATAAAGGTTTATCTAGTGCTTGTCAACTGAAAGCAGCATTTGAACGTGTTCGTAAATGGACTAGGAAGGTGGATATATTTGCAAAGGATTACATTTTCATTCCTGTAAATTACAG TCTCCATTGGAGTTTGATTGTCATCTGTCATACTGGTGAAGTGGCTAATTCCAGAG ATGACGGAACTGAAAATTTACTTAACGTCCCTTGCATCTTGCACATGAATTCAATTAGAGGAAGCCACAGAGGCCTTAAAAATCTATTCCAAAG CTACTTATCTGAAGAGTGGAAAGAGAGGCATGGAGAGGCAGCAGATGATgttccttcaaattttttacaTTTACAATTTGTCCAACTAGAG GTACCACAACAGGAAAATTCATTTGACTGCGGCCTCTTCTTGCTGCATTATATGGAACTCTTCCTTCTTCAAGCATCACCCGACTTCTGCCCTTTTAAG cttaaTATGCATTGGTTTCCACCTGCCGAGGCTTCTTTGAAACGCTTTCATATCAAGAAGTTAATCTGTGAAATCTTTGACGAACAATCTTGTTTTTCCACATCTCTCTTACCGGTCCGAAGTGAGCAAGAAACTGGAGTGCAGATTGGCAGTTCCGCAAAAACATGTTATGGTTATTCCTCAAATTCCACTGTTAACCAGGGGCCTAACAATTTTGCACTCCCTGCAGCATCCCCTCCGATAGTTTTACGAAGTCATAAAGAGTTGGGATTGGAAGGTTTTAAATTTTACGGGGTAGACATGCATGGAGGATCGCTTTCCCATGGAAATTATCAACAGATTAATACAGTTGGTAAAAGAAATGCCATGTCACCTATAGAG GAAATCGAAGAGACCAGAGAAGAAATAGCTGCCGATTTGCTTTCGGGTCTAGATGGTCAGAAAGTTGCTGGACCAGTAACTAAATCTCACTTAAACATGCGATATCCTAGCAAAGATTTTAGATTGAGAACATCATGGAACCGAAAAACCCCGTTGCATTTCGAGGATTCAGCTTTTAACAAGCTAATTGATTCTCTTGATGTTGTTCCAATAgtgtcggaagcgtgtaaattattgtactaa